A genomic window from Triticum urartu cultivar G1812 chromosome 7, Tu2.1, whole genome shotgun sequence includes:
- the LOC125521188 gene encoding F-box protein At2g02240-like produces the protein MWCDQQRSTDASLSKVFIVAPLHSRIDQSKINQRVCMETETGICDLPPDCLALVASLTCPGDACRLAATASALRAAADSDEVWGSFLPADWADVLARCSTAGSREGETKKELFSRLCGSPVLLDGCNLSFSLDRRSGGKKYMIPAKALCYGWSGYPYGGLAWSHCHPHSRFREVAVLSHLCWLDVYGILNTKNLPGVGRGYAAYLVYRVHWLPTPNTAQKQREKATASSAAAICNHECNHLVPHNYSRSPLWDWDWELDGSSSSSTLVAMTEKNQSRKRRLKPDGVCVRSDGRWVEQEIKIELDEQCVEGKESNISVEFRGLTGSHGCQIIIEGIEVRPRAMESRKHVDAA, from the exons ATGTGGTGTGACCAGCAACGTAGTACGGACGCGTCCCTGTCCAAAGTCTTTATCGTCGCTCCCCTCCACTCCAGGATCGACCAAAGCAAAATTAATCAACGCGTATGCATGGAGACGGAGACGGGCATCTGCGACCTCCCGCCGGACTGCCTGGCCCTCGTGGCCTCCCTGACCTGCCCCGGCGACGCGTGCAGGCTGGCGGCCACCGCCAGCGCGCTCCGGGCCGCCGCCGACTCCGACGAGGTCTGGGGGAGCTTCCTTCCGGCGGACTGGGCCGACGTCCTCGCGCGGTGCAGCACCGCCGGCAGCCGCGAGGGTGAAACAAAGAAGGAGCTCTTCTCCCGCCTCTGCGGCTCCCCCGTCCTCCTCGACGGCTGCAACCTG AGCTTCTCGCTGGACAGGCGTAGCGGCGGCAAGAAGTACATGATACCGGCGAAAGCTCTGTGCTACGGGTGGAGTGGCTACCCCTACGGAGGCCTCGCCTGGTCGCACTGCCACCCTCACTCCAG ATTCCGTGAGGTGGCTGTTCTATCGCACCTGTGCTGGCTGGACGTGTATGGCATTTTGAACACCAAAAACCTCCCGGGCGTCGGTAGAGGCTATGCCGCCTATCTAGTATACAGGGTGCATTGGTTGCCAACTCCAAACACCGCTCAAAAGCAACGCGAAAAAGCTACAGCATCCTCTGCCGCCGCCATCTGCAACCATGAGTGCAACCATCTGGTGCCTCATAACTACTCGCGGTCTCCGTTATGGGACTGGGATTGGGAACTCGATGGATCATCGTCGTCGTCTACGTTGGTAGCCATGACCGAGAAGAATCAAAGTCGGAAGCGGCGGCTGAAACCTGATGGTGTTTGCGTGAGGAGCGACGGACGGTGGGTAGAGCAAGAGATCAAAATAGAGTTGGACGAGCAGTGTGTGGAGGGAAAAGAGAGCAATATTTCCGTTGAGTTCAGAGGGTTGACAGGGTCGCATGGGTGCCAGATTATCATAGAGGGGATCGAGGTAAGACCGAGAGCAATGGAGAGTCGAAAGCATGTAGATGCTGCTTAG
- the LOC125521302 gene encoding basic leucine zipper 19-like, whose protein sequence is MDDGDLDFSSMSMGSYFDDLLGGTAEHLACCTHTHTCNPPAHDLPHTHTCHHVHSKFAASASSDAAADSPTEPEDAHATSRSKKRRPSGNRAAVRKYREKKKEHTAVLQEEAARLRAMNEQLTKKVQDHAALEAEAARLRCLLVDVRGRIEGEIGAFPYQRRPAKGDGPGSAGPVMMSSCGFVRTCEQPPVCFHH, encoded by the coding sequence ATGGACGACGGGGACCTGGACTTCTCCTCCATGTCCATGGGCAGCTACTTCGACGACTTGCTCGGGGGCACGGCGGAGCACCTCGCGTGCTGCACCCACACCCACACCTGCAACCCGCCCGCCCACGACCTCCCCCACACCCACACCTGCCACCACGTCCACTCCAAGttcgccgcctccgcctcctccgacGCCGCCGCCGACTCCCCCACCGAGCCGGAGGACGCCCACGCCACCTCCCGGAGCAAGAAGCGCCGCCCCTCGGGCAACCGGGCGGCCGTGCGCAAGTACCGCGAGAAGAAGAAGGAGCACACGGCGGTGCTGCAGGAGGAGGCGGCCCGTCTGAGGGCTATGAACGAGCAGCTCACCAAGAAGGTCCAGGACCACGCCGCGCTCGAGGCCGAGGCGGCCAGGCTCCGCTGCCTCCTCGTCGACGTCAGGGGCAGGATCGAAGGGGAGATCGGCGCCTTCCCTTACCAGCGGCGACCGGCCAAGGGCGACGGCCCGGGCTCTGCTGGCCCGGTCATGATGAGCTCATGTGGCTTCGTACGAACCTGTGAACAGCCTCCTGTTTGTTTTCATCATTAG